A portion of the Mus pahari chromosome 17, PAHARI_EIJ_v1.1, whole genome shotgun sequence genome contains these proteins:
- the Tsta3 gene encoding GDP-L-fucose synthase — protein sequence MGEPHGSMRILVTGGSGLVGRAIQKVVADGAGLPGEEWVFVSSKDADLTDAAQTQALFQKVQPTHVIHLAAMVGGLFRNIKYNLDFWRKNVHINDNVLHSAFEVGARKVVSCLSTCIFPDKTTYPIDETMIHNGPPHSSNFGYSYAKRMIDVQNRAYFQQHGCTFTAVIPTNVFGPYDNFNIEDGHVLPGLIHKVHLAKSSGSALTVWGTGKPRRQFIYSLDLARLFIWVLREYSEVEPIILSVGEEDEVSIKEAAEAVVEAMDFRGEVTFDSTKSDGQYKKTASNGKLRSYLPDFRFTPFKQAVKETCTWFTDNYEQARK from the exons ATGGGCGAACCCCATGGATCCATGAGGATCCTAGTGACGGGGGGCTCTGGACTGGTGGGCAGAGCCATCCAGAAGGTGGTTGCAGATGGAGCCGGCTTGCCTGGAGAGGAATGGGTGTTTGTCTCCTCCAAAGATGCAGATCTCAC GGATGCAGCACAAACCCAAGCACTGTTCCAGAAGGTACAGCCCACCCACGTCATCCATCTCGCTGCAATGGTAGGCGGCCTTTTCCGGAATATCAAATACAACTTGGATTTCTGG CGGAAGAATGTGCACATCAATGACAATGTCCTGCATTCAGCCTTCGAGGTGGGCGCCCGCAAGGTGGTCTCCTGCCTGTCCACCTGCATCTTCCCTGACAAGACTACCTACCCTATTGACGAGACAATG atccACAACGGGCCGCCTCACAGCAGCAATTTCGGGTACTCATACGCCAAGAGGATGATTGACGTGCAGAACAG GGCCTACTTCCAGCAGCACGGCTGTACCTTCACCGCCGTCATCCCTACCAATGTCTTTGGGCCTTATGACAACTTCAACATTGAAGATGGCCATGTGCTACCTGGCCTCATCCATAAGGTGCACCTGGCCAAGA GTAGTGGTTCAGCTCTGACGGTGTGGGGTACAGGGAAGCCACGGAGGCAGTTCATCTACTCACTG GACCTCGCCCGGCTCTTCATCTGGGTCCTTCGGGAGTACAGTGAGGTGGAGCCCATCATCCTCTCAG TGGGCGAGGAAGATGAAGTGTCCATCAAGGAGGCAGCTGAGGCTGTAGTGGAGGCCATGGACTTCCGTGGGGAAGTCACT TTTGATTCAACAAAGTCAGACGGGCAGTATAAGAAGACAGCCAGCAATGGCAAGTTGCGGTCTTACTTGCCCGACTTCCGTTTCACACCCTTCAAGCAGG CTGTGAAGGAAACGTGCACTTGGTTCACTGACAACTACGAGCAGGCCCGGAAGTAA
- the Pycr3 gene encoding pyrroline-5-carboxylate reductase 3, translating into MAATKSGPRRVGFVGAGRMAEAIARGLIRAGKVEAKQVLASAPTDKNLCHFRALGCQTTHSNHEVLQNCPLVIFATKPQVLPAVLAEVAPVVTTEHIIVSVAAGISLSTMEELLPPNTRVLRVSPNLPCVVQEGAMVMARGRHAGNDDAELLQNLLEACGQCIEVPESYVDIHTGLSGSGVAFVCTFSEALAEGAIKMGMPSGLAHRIAAQTLLGTAKMLQQEGKHPAQLRTDVLTPAGTTIHGLHALEQGGFRAATMSAVEAATCRAKELSKK; encoded by the exons ATGGCGGCGACAAAGTCTGGACCTCGGCGTGTGGGCTTCGTGGGTGCAGGCCGCATGGCGGAGGCCATTGCCCGAGGCCTCATCCGAGCAG GCAAAGTAGAAGCTAAGCAAGTGCTGGCCAGTGCACCGACAGACAAGAACCTCTGCCACTTCAGG GCTCTGGGTTGCCAGACTACTCACTCCAACCACGAGGTGCTGCAAAACTGCCCGCTTGTCATCTTTGCCACCAAACCCCAAGTCCTGCCAGCTGTCCTGGCGGAAGTGGCCCCCGTAGTCACCACTGAGCACATCATCGtatctgtggctgctgggatctCTCTGAGCACAATGGAGGAG CTGTTACCCCCGAACACACGAGTGTTGCGAGTCTCTCCCAATCTACCCTGCGTCGTCCAGGAGGGGGCCATGGTGATGGCCCGGGGCCGCCATGCTGGGAACGATGATGCTGAGCTCCTACAGAACTTGCTGGAAGCCTGTGGGCAGTGCATAGAGGTTCCTGAGTCCTACGTAGATATCCACACTGGCCTCAGTGGCAGTGGTGTGGCCTTT GTGTGTACATTTTCGGAGGCCCTGGCTGAAGGTGCCATCAAGATGGGCATGCCCAGTGGCCTGGCCCACCGCATTGCCGCTCAGACCCTGCTG GGGACAGCCAAGATGCTGCAGCAGGAAGGGAAGCACCCAGCCCAGCTTCGGACAGATGTGCTCACACCTGCCGGAACCACCATCCACGGGCTGCATGCCTTAGAGCAGGGCGGTTTTCGAGCGGCTACCATGAGTGCGGTGGAAGCGGCTACCTGCCGGGCTAAGGAACTCAGCAAGAAGTAA